The DNA segment GGATGGAAACGGATAATAAGTTGAAAATATTTGAAAAATTTTTCCGCGAAGAAACAGGAAATATTCACAATGTGAAAGGGCAGGGACTTGGATTGTCTTACGTAAAAAAAATAATAGAATTACATAAAGGGATAGTTATAGTAGACTCTCAAAAAGATAAAGGAAGCACGTTTACGATTAAACTTCCAATGAATGTCTAAAAGAAAAAGATTTTAAGAAAGTCTTTAGTAATAAAAAAATCATTGAGGCAAGAACCTTGTAAATTTAAATACAAAAATTATGAACAACAGAATCTTATTAGTAGAAGATGACCAAAGTTTTGGTGCAGTTTTAAAAGATTATTTATCAATTAATAATTTTGAAGTGACACTTGCGACAGATGGTGAACAAGGATTGAAGGAATTTACCGAGAACGAATTTGATATTTGTATTTTCGACGTGATGATGCCGAAAAAGGACGGATTCAGTTTAGCAGAAGATGTAAAAAGAATTGATAAAAACACTCCTATTATTTTCCTTACCGCCAGAAATATGCGGGAGGATATTTTAAAAGGATATCAGTTAGGTGCAGATGATTATGTGACGAAACCTTTCGATACTGAGCTTTTATTATATAAAATTAAAGCTATTCTGCAGCGAAGTGCTACCATGGAGAATGATGAGCAGGAACAGTTTAAAATAAGTAATATTTTCTTCGATTCTATGTTGAGACAATTGAGAGTTGGGGAAAGTGAGTATAAACTTTCACCGAAGGAAAATGAGTTATTAAAATTACTGTGCCAGCATAGAAATGACTTTATGCCAAGAGACTTAGCGTTAAGGAAAATTTGGAAAAAAGAAAATTACTTCACCGCTAGAAGTATGGATGTCTATATCGCAAAACTAAGAAAACTCTTAAAAGAAGATGATGGATTAGAAATCATTAATGTGCACGGAGAAGGATTCCGTTTGTTGGTTAAGAATCCATAATTTTCAATTATATAATCATAGAAGCCGCTTGTGACGTCACAAGCGGCTTCTATGTTTATATTCTATAGGGGTTATTTCGCCTCAACACAAAAAACCCGATATTGAACACTGATTGCATCTTTAAAATACTGTTTTATTTTACTTAAATCAGCTGCTGCACTCT comes from the Chryseobacterium sp. SNU WT5 genome and includes:
- a CDS encoding response regulator transcription factor — its product is MNNRILLVEDDQSFGAVLKDYLSINNFEVTLATDGEQGLKEFTENEFDICIFDVMMPKKDGFSLAEDVKRIDKNTPIIFLTARNMREDILKGYQLGADDYVTKPFDTELLLYKIKAILQRSATMENDEQEQFKISNIFFDSMLRQLRVGESEYKLSPKENELLKLLCQHRNDFMPRDLALRKIWKKENYFTARSMDVYIAKLRKLLKEDDGLEIINVHGEGFRLLVKNP